TCGCGCTGTCGTTGATCGCGGTGGTCTATATCGGATTTGTCGCCCTGGTGCAACAGGATCTCAAAAAACTCATCGCCTATTCTTCGATTTCGCACATGGGTTTCGTCACCTTGGGATTTTTCATCCCCTTTACGATCTTTGCCAAGACCGGCGGCATCCAGGGGGCCGCGCTGGGCGTAGAGGGCGGGTTGGTGCAGATGATCTCGCACGGCTTCGTGTCCGGCGCCTTATTCCTGTGCGTCGGTGTTCTGTACGACCGCCTGCACAGCCGCGAGATCAGCGCCTACGGCGGTGTCGCCAACACCATGCCGGTGTTTGCGAGTCTCATGGTGTTGTTTGCCTTGGCCAACGCGGGTCTGCCAGGGACCTCGGGCTTCGTCGGCGAGTTTATGGTCATACTGGGCGCCTTCAAGGCCAATTTCTGGTACGCCTTGCTGGCTGGCGTCACGCTGGTGCTGGGAGCAGCTTATACATTATGGATGGTGAAGCGTGTCATCTTCGGCAAGATCGCCAATGACGGGGTGGCGAGTCTTCAGGACATCAACCTTCGTGAGGGTATCGTACTGGCGACGCTGGCCGTGGCCGTGTTGTGGCTGGGTCTCTGGCCCGCGCCGCTCATCGATGTCATGCACCCCACCGTGCAGAATTTGCTCGAGCATATAGCCAAATCCAAGCTATGAACTTTGTGATGCCAAATTTCGCCCCCGCCATTCCTGAGATCTTTGTGCTGAGTATGGCCTGCCTGGTTCTCATCGTGGATCTCTTTCTGCGCGAAGACAACCGCATCATTACTTATTTGCTGACGCAGGCCACGCTGCTGGGCGCGGCGATTTTTACCCTGGCCTCCTACCCCGACCAGCTTACCCTGACATTTAGCGACACCTTCGTGCGCGACCGCATGGGCGACGTGTTGAAAATGTTTATCTATCTCGTCACCGCCGTGGTGTTTCTCTACTCGCGCGAGTATTTGCGTACCCGGCAGCTCTACAAGGGCGAATATTTCGTCGTGGGATTGTTCGCCGTGTTGGGAATGATGGTGCTGGTCTCCGCTCACAGTCTGTTGACGGTATACCTGGGGTTGGAATTGTTGTCGCTTTCGCTCTATACGATGGTCGCCATGCGGCGCGATTCGCTGGAGGCCTCCGAGGCCGCGATGAAATACTTCGTGCTGGGCGCGCTGGCCTCGGGGCTGCTGCTCTACGGCATGTCCATGCTGTATGGCGTCACCGGTACGCTGGATATAGCGCAGATCAGTGCCGCAGTGGCGCACAGCGTGCAAGCAGGGCAGGGGGCGGGGACGAACGTTGTGCTGGTATTTGCATTGGTGTTCATCATCATCGGCGTCATGTTCAAGCTCGGCGCCGCGCCGTTTCACATGTGGATACCCGACGTCTATCACGGCGCGCCCACGTCGGTGACGCTGTTTATCGCCGGTGCGCCCAAGATCGCCGCCTTCGCCATGCTGATGCGCCTGATGGTGGAGGGTCTCGGTCACCTGCATGTCCAGTGGCAGGACATGCTCATCATCCTGTCGGTGTTATCCATGGCGGTCGGTAACATCATCGCCATCGCCCAGGCCAATCTGAAGCGCATGCTCGCCTACTCAACGATCGCCCACGTAGGCTTTTTGTTATTGGGTGTACTGAGCGGAAGCCAGTTGGGCTACTCGGCGGCGATGTTTTATATCATCGCCTATGCCATCATGAGCATAGGCGGTTTCGGCATGATTATCCTGTTGGGCCGCACCGGGTTCGAGGCCGACCGGCTGGACGATTTCAAGGGCTTGAACCAGCGCAGCCCGTGGTTCGCCTTCATGATGTTGATCCTGATGTTTTCTATGGCGGGCGTACCGCCCACACTGGGTTTTTACGCCAAGCTCTCGGTGCTCCAGGCCGTGGTCCATGCCGATTTGGTCTGGCTTGCAGCGTTCGCCGTGCTGCTCTCGGTCATCGGGGCGTTTTACTACCTGCGCATCATCAAGCTCATGTACTTTGACCAGCCCGAAGACGCCACGCCTCTCGATGCCAGCCTCGACATGCGCGTGGCGATGACCGCGAACGGTCTGGCCGTGCTTGCCTTGGGCATCTTCCCCGGTGCTCTGCTTGCTCTGTGCGCCGGCGCGCTCAGCCGCTGATAGCCATTTCTCCTGCTTCATACTCACCGTTTAAGCGTTTACCCGCCGCTTATCGGACTCTAACAAGCCTAAATCGTCCTATCACCCGCTAAATTTATACTCTGCCCGGAGTAGGCATGTTATTTGCTACGTAGAATCGGACAGAAGCCCTCGAGTAAAGTGCCGAATAGCTGCAACCAGAATACTATAAACCGGATATGAAAAGACGCCGTTACCTGCCATTCCTGATACTCGCCTATGCAGTGCTAGCTCTGGCGCCATGGTGGTGGCTGGATTCTTCACAGTCCTCCGCCTCCATCACCGAGACCCCATTCACAGAATCTACCCTCGGGGCGGCAGGTAATGAGCCCATTCAACCCATTCCGCAGCGTGTTGAGTTAAATAAAGACAAGGTTGCCCTGGGCGAGCGTCTATTTCACGATTACAGGTTTTCGCCCGACGGTAGCATGGCCTGCGTAACCTGCCATATTTTCAAAAAAGGGGGTACAGACAACCAGTCTCACTCTCCTAAAGTAGACGGCAAACCCACCGCCGTAAATACCTTGACGATATTTAACTCCAGTCTCAATTTCAGGCTGCATTGGAACGGGGAGTTTGCCCGCCTCGAAGACCAGATTGACAGGGTGCTCAAAGTCAGCTTAAAGACCACCTGGCAGGAAATCATCCCTAAACTTAAACAAGACCCCAACTACGTCGCCGAATTTTCCAGAATCTATCGCGATGGCATGCAAATTTCCACCATCAAGGACGCCATAGTAACTTACGAGCGGTCTCTTATCACCCCTAACTCCCGTTTCGATAGATATCTGCGAGGCGACCAACAGGCGATTACGGAACAGGAAAAACGTGGCTATTATCTATTCAAATCCTACGGCTGTGTCGCCTGCCATCAGGGCGTCAATGTGGGCGGAAACATGTTTCAGAAATTCGGCGTGATGAACGGTTACTTTGCCGACCGCGGAAATATCACGGAGGCAGATCTGGGCCGCTTCAATATCACTCAGCAGGAGGAAGACCGGCACCGGTTTCGTGTCGCCAGCCTGCGTAACGTGGCGCTCACCGCACCTTACTTCCATGACGGTTCGGCGCAGACCTTAGAGGATGCCATCAAGGTTATGGCCCGTTATCAATTAGGACGGCCCATTCCGCACCAGGATATCGAATACATCATCGCCTTTCTGAACACCTTGACCGGTCAATATAAAGGGAAATCCCTTTCCGACTATGAGTAACTTTCTTTCCAAGTTCAGCGCTGCGCTAGTAGTACGCGTTTTTCTGGGCCTGGCTGCCATTTCGCTGTTATCCTTTTTATACGTGCAAACACAATCGTTCAATCAACAGCAGCATAACAGAATCGTCGCCAATCTCAGCCAGTTCAAACAGCTCGACGCCACCCTCAATCAGGATGTCATCGAATCGCGCTCACACCTGCTCAATAACTACGACCCTATCGTCCGCAGCCTGACGCGGTTGCACGCCATCACTAATGATTTCGTCACCGGTCCCTCCAGTATCTATCATCGGGGGCAGACGGACATAGACGCACAGATAGATGCGCTGAACGATATGGTAAGAGAGAAGGAGGGTTTTGTAGAGCGCTTTAAGTCGCACAACGCCATCCTCAACAATTCACTGAAATATTTCCCGGTGGTCACCGCTGAGCTGATCAACCTTGTCAGGGCATCAAAGGGCGGCGATGATTTGACCCTGCTGCTCGGCAAGCTATTAACCGACGTGCTCATTTACAATCTCACCGCAAGCCCGGAGCTTAAACAACAAATCGGCCGCTCCCTGGACAGCCTGGCGGGCAAACGCGACTCGGTCTCACCGGAAGTGCTCAGCAGCCTTGACATCCTGATTTCGCATGCACGTACCATTCTGGTCAACAAGGGCGAAGTAGACGGCTTGGTGGCCGGAATCATACACGCGCCTAGCGCCCAGGCCGCCGACAAACTTATTCGGTCTTACCAAGCCTACGTCAACCAAAGCATGCGGCGCGTCAGTGTGTATCGCTTCTACCTCTACCTGTTTTCGATTACGTTGCTCGCCTATATCATCCACATCCTGTTTAAACTTAGATATACCGCCGATGAACTGGCCGACGATATTATGGAGCGTAAACAGGCGGAGGCGGCGCTATTCCGCGAAAAGGAACGTGCTCAGGTTACGCTCGAATCCATCGGCGACGCCGTGATCACCACCGATACGGCGGGGCATGTCGAATACCTTAATCCTGTGGCGGAGTCACTCACCGGCTGGACTGGCCCGGAGGCGCGCGGCCTGCCTCTGCAGCAGGTGTTTCATGTCCTTAATGAGCTTACCCGTGAAACAGTCGCCAACCCGGTCGAAAGCGTGATACAGGAAGGCAAAACCATAACCCCCAGCGGGCACGCCGTGCTGGTGCAGAAGAGCGGCGGAGAGTTTTCCATCGAGAAATCCGCGGCGCCCATACGCGATCGTGACGGCGCCGTCGTCGGCGTCGTGCTGGTGTTCCGCGATGTCAGCCATTCGCGCAGGATGGCCGCGCAACTCCAACATCAGGCAAGCCACGACGCCTTGACCGGGCTTATCAACCGGCGGGAGTTCGAGCGCCGTCTGGCCAGAGCGCTTGCAAGCGTGGACAAGCTGCACACCCAACACGCGCTGCTCTATCTTGATCTCGACCAGTTCAAAATCGTCAATGACACATGCGGGCACATCGCCGGTGACGACCTGTTGCGCCAGATCACCAGCCTCCTGCAGATACGCCTGCGTGAGCGGGATACCTTGGCGCGCCTCGGCGGTGACGAATTCGGCGTGTTGCTGGAACATTGCCCTCCCGAACAGGCGGCCCGTATCGCCGACGAATTGCGCCAGACAGTGAAAGATTTCTATTTTGTCTGGCAGGAAAAGGCCTTCACGATGGGCGTCAGCATCGGCTTGGTGAGCTTCTGTGATGCGACCCTGTCGCTGGCGGAGATTTTAAGCTCAGCCGATACCGCCTGTTATATCGCCAAGGACAAAGGCCGCAACCGGGTGCATGCCTATCATCCCGAAGACAGCGAGCTTGCCCTGCGTCATGTTGAAATGGAATGGGTGGGGCGTATCCACAAGGCCTTTGAAGAAAATCGTTTTCAGCTCTATTCGCAAGAAATCATCTCCCTCCATTCTGCCAACGGAACACCCGGCGACCATGCGGAACTATTGATCCGTATGCTCGATGAGGAAGGGAGCCTGGCGCCGCCGATGGCGTTTATTCCGGCGGCGGAACGTTATAATCTCATGCCGGCCATAGACCGCTGGGTGGTGCGTACCGCCTTCGCCCATTACGCCCGACTACATGCGGCTCACGAACCCGGCGATGAGCAAATGATTATCCGCTGGACCATCAACCTGTCCGGTACATCACTGAGCGATGAGCATTTTCCCCAGTTCGTACAGGAGCAGTTTTTACTCTTTGGGGTGCCTTATCAGGCGATCTGTTTTGAGATCACCGAAACCGCGGCGATTTCCAATCTCGGCAAGGCCGTGCACTTTATACAGGAATTACGGAAATTGGGTTGCAGCTTCTCGCTGGATGATTTCGGCATCGGCCTGTCTTCGTTTGCCTACCTGAAACACCTTCCGGTGGACTATTTGAAGATAGACGGCAGTTTCATCAAGGATATGGCTCACGACCCGATAGACCGTGCGATGGTTGAAGCGATCAACAATATCGGCCATGTAATGGGAATACAGACCATCGCCGAGTTCGTCGAAAACAAGGAAACCCTGGCCATGCTAAAGCAGATCGGGGTAGATCATGCCCAAGGCTACGGTATAGCTAAACCACAGCCGTTTGATACCATCACTCACTACCAACTGGTGAGCGAGGCGTCTTGAGTATTATGGGCTGGGACTGGTTATCTCATAAAGACAGGAATAATAATCGCCGCCAATAGCCCCAGTATGGGTAGCAAAAGAAAAAGAATAAGCATCCATATTGCTTCCTTTCTAAACATTTTAAAAACATCCCGTGTCTGTGCTGCTTATGCCCGCTCCACATATTCACCCGTACCGGTGTTGATTTTGATACGGTCGCCCACGCCGATGAATTGCGGCACCAGGATGCTTAGCCCCGTCTCTAATGTTGCCGGTTTGTAGGAGCTGGTCGCGCTATGTACAAGTACCTGAAGTTCGCTAAGATAATAATATTGTCGATACGCGCTTCCTCTCCCAAAGAGGCAGGATGGAGTCAAGCGTCTATTGGCCACGGGCTGTTATCCCTAATCCTCGCAACAGTGATTTTCGCGCCAGTACCAGGCTTGGCCGCTGGTGCTGCTGTGGAAACCATGATCGTCGAAATCTTCGTGAACGGAGGTAGCGACACAGCGAATCCCGGAACCACATGCCTAAAGCTCTCCAGCCCTGTGTCTCCACAATGCACTTCAGGGCTCGTCGCGATACCCAATAGTAACAGCAAGTTGCTTGCTGCTGCGTTAACTGCGAAAGCAACCAGAACTAATTCTTGGTTTTATTACGACGACGCCGGAGTAACACAGCATTGCCCGGGTTTGGTATTTATTCCTTGCAGTGTTATTTCCATTTCTGTGAAGTAGTGAGTCAATGTCGCTGAAGGGTAGGTTTTCGTCGGCATGTGTAGCAGCAGTTCTGCTTCATCTGGGGAAGTAGTAATAACGATCTACCACCCTAAGGCCTCACGTGAAAATAAGTTGATCAAGTTTTCTTGCGTAGCGGCAGGAGTGTGTAGTTCCAGTCGCCATGAAACTTGGCCAACTTGAGATTGAGTCCGCTTAGTTCGGCGTCGGTGATCTTGAGGCCGATCGGATAGGTGCCTCGATCCAGTTCGGCGCGGATTTTCAATCCGGCCTGCGTTGTTGTGTTCGCAATCAGATTGATGATGACGTCGTGACTCACCAAAGGCCGCCCCCGCCAATTCTGGGTGATGTGGCAGAACATGCGATGCTCGATCTTGTTCCACTTGCTGGTTCCCGGCGGGAAGTGGCACACGTGGATCGGCATGCCCAGGCGCACCGCCAATCCTTGCAGCGCCACCTTCCACAAGCGGCTCCGGCTGCCGTTGCTGCCACCGCCGCCGGCCGTGATCAATAGTTCCTTGGCATCCGGGTATCGCTTGGCACCCATCTTCTTCCACCATCGGCCAATGGCTTGCACGGCGAACTGCGCCGTGTCGTGATCGATGCCCACGCTCACCCAGCCCTCGTTCTTGCTCAGATCGAACACCCCGTAGGGAATGACCTTGACCAGTTGCGGGTCCGGGAAGTCGTGCACGTCCACCTCTTCGGGCTCGCCCTTGGGCTGCCACTCGCGCCCGCCGTTCTTGAACTGGCCTACGAGTTCTTTCTTCTTCGTGTCCACCGAGATCACCGGCTGACCGCGCTGCTGAAGCCGCTGGACCATCGTGTTGATATGCTCGAACTGAGCATTGCGATCCGGATGCGTTGCTCCTTCCTTCGTCTTGCGATGGCTCTGCAAGCTGTAGCCAGCCGCCCTCAGTAATGCGCCCGCCGTCCACGCCCCGATGGGGTGCGCCTGCCGCGTCAATTCCTCTGCCAAGCGGGCGGTGCTCTTGCACGTCCAACGCAACGCCGGCTGCGGATCTCCACGGCTCACCGGCCCGCATCCGCCACAGCCTTAGGATTATTCTTGCGCGCCTCCAACCCGGCAACGCCCTTGCGGCCGCCTCCTTTTCCGGCGCAGGCCCGCATCCGCCACAGCCTTAGGATTCTTCTTGCGCGCCTCCAACTCGGCCATGCCCTTGCGGATCGTGTTGCGTGACATGCCGGTCGCATCGCTCACCGCGCTCAAACCACCCCAGCCATAGGTCTGTGCTTCCGTCGCCGCCCATTGCCGGCGCATCCGTTCATCCATCAATGGCGCAAGAGAACGGTATCGTGATTTGATCTGCCGGATTGCGGATGCGACATGCATCTACGCTTTAGACCACAGCGCACAATATTGGTCAAGTTATTTTCACGTGACGCCTAAGAGCATCTAACAAAATGAACAAACTACCTTTACAATGCCGCGCATCTTACTGTCTGGAGGGACAAAGATGCCGCGCCAACGGGTGGATGACGAGCTATGGTCAATAATCGAACCCCTACTGCCGCCCACCAAGCAGCGGCGCAAGCGATATCCGGGCCGCAAGCCACTGGCGTACCGGCAGGTACTGACGGGGATTCTGTTTGTGTTGAGGTCGGGTATTCCGTGGGAGATGCTGCCACAGGAGATGGGTTGTGGATCGGGCATGACCTGTTGGCGGCGGCTGCGTGCCTGGCAGAAAGCCGGCGTATGGGACCGGCTGCACGCGGTCCTATTGGCCAAGTTACGCGCGGCGGACCGGATCGATTTCTCCCGCGCCGTGGCTGACTCGTCTTCGATACGTGCCGTGCACGGGGGAAAAAAACGGGACCGAACCCTACCGATCGCCGTAAAGCCGGGAGTAAACACCACCTCCTCACGGACGCGCAAGGCATTCCGCTGAATGTTATTCTGACCGAAGCCAATCGCAATGACCTCACGCAGCTGCGGCCGCTGGTGGATGGCATCCCTCCGATTCGCGGCAAGCGCGGCGTGGCGAAGCGTAAACCCGACTTGATCCAGGCAGACCGGGGTTACGATTCCGAACCCCATCGTCAAGCGTTGGTCGAGCGCGGCATCGCCCCCCAGATCGCAAAGCGACGTACCGAACACGGCAGCGGCCTGGGCAAGACACGCTGGGTGGTGGAACGCACCCTTGCTTGGCTGCATCAGTTTCGTCGCCTTCGTGTTCGTTACGAGAAGCTGGCCTATATCCATGAGGCATTCCTCGCTATCGGCTGCGCATTGATCTGTTGGCGCTTTCTCAAGACAGCATGAGAACTCATTTTGTTAGACGCGCTAAGGATAGAGCTATTTTATGGGGTATCCGAACTCTATGCCTCGACGGAATAGTTTTGCGGCGAGTTTTTGCCTGACCATATGTACAGCAAATTTCCCCAGTAGCCTAGTCCGCCTGCTCGCATCGCGAGCCTGCCAGATTTTGTAAGCGGGAAGTACAGAATCACAGATGAAATTCACCCACTGTGCACTGATAGCCGCGACCGTGTAGTCACGAGCCCGGCGGGCGCCGTGCTCGATCATGTTCCGGTAAAGTACCGGGTCGGTTTTTAGCCGTTGAATAGCCGCACAAACATTATCCATATTATGTACGGGGATATAATCGAGTTCACTGTTCCGAATTCCTGCAAATGCCGGCTCGTTGCTCAACAACGCCGGGACGCCTGCAAGCCAGGCATTATAGAGCTTGGTGGCAGGCTTGTGCCGGAACATGAGCGGCAGTTCGTCACGATAGGCCAGTAGAACGTCAATATCAGAGTAGTCATACCAAGCTTTGGTTCGAATTTCAAAGCTGACTCCGAGTTTCTGTAGTGCATCACGCAACTCCGAACCTCGAAACCAATTTGGCGCCGCTGAGTCCCGCCCCAAGTAACCGACAGTTTTGAGCATATTGCCTCTGCCTGGATTGCGGGACACAAGGCCCGGCTGAGGCCAGTGCCGCAGATAGTGTCGCTCAGGAGTATCCGGCAACAAGTTATTTTGCCTTACCTCTTGTTGACAAATATAGAGTGGCGGGCGATCTGCGCGGATGCCAACGACAAAACTTCGGTAAGCCCCACCAAAAAAGTCATTCAAGTCGTCTCGATGGGCTATGCAAATCTTTCCGGGAATGAAATGGTCAGAAAACCTACAAAAGATTCCCAAGGCAGCCAACGGTTCGCGCACTCGCAGGAATGTCTGGGCAATCCAAACGTCAACTCCGCTACGGAATTCTTCGGGATGCTGATCCACGAATGCGGTGTTTTTAGCCTCGATAGAGCGCCACTTGGAAAAAGCTTTTCGGCTCACAAAATAAATGTCCATAACCCAGACTCTCCAGAACCTATATCAGAATGGGCTGGGGATTGCTTACCCCGTCTGACGACATTCGAAGCTACCCTTATTCTATTATCGGATCGAAGGCAATTTTTCTTCCGTGCCTGTATGCTTCATCAAAAATTCGCAGTGTGGCCTCGGCACCCTATTCCTGCTATACCCTGCGCTTACTCGGATATCGAAAGCCGCCCAATCAGGCTGAATATGTTTTTGTCAGAAAATCCGAATACGCATTCTTGATTCCGTCAACCAATGCAATCCGTGCTTGCCAACCCAGTGAGGCCATGCGTGAAACATCCAGCAGCTTGCGCGGCGTTCCGTCGGGCTTTGAACTATCAAATTCAATCTCGCCTTCAAATCCGACGACTTGCATAACTGTCTCCGCCAACCCGCGAATCGTGACATCAGTTCCGGTGCCGACGTTGAAAATACCGTCCGAAATCCCTTGCTCCATCAGAAACACGCAGGCATCGGCCATGTCGTCCACATGTAAAAATTCCCGCATAGGCTTGCCGGAACCCCAAACCATG
Above is a genomic segment from Gammaproteobacteria bacterium containing:
- a CDS encoding EAL domain-containing protein, yielding MSNFLSKFSAALVVRVFLGLAAISLLSFLYVQTQSFNQQQHNRIVANLSQFKQLDATLNQDVIESRSHLLNNYDPIVRSLTRLHAITNDFVTGPSSIYHRGQTDIDAQIDALNDMVREKEGFVERFKSHNAILNNSLKYFPVVTAELINLVRASKGGDDLTLLLGKLLTDVLIYNLTASPELKQQIGRSLDSLAGKRDSVSPEVLSSLDILISHARTILVNKGEVDGLVAGIIHAPSAQAADKLIRSYQAYVNQSMRRVSVYRFYLYLFSITLLAYIIHILFKLRYTADELADDIMERKQAEAALFREKERAQVTLESIGDAVITTDTAGHVEYLNPVAESLTGWTGPEARGLPLQQVFHVLNELTRETVANPVESVIQEGKTITPSGHAVLVQKSGGEFSIEKSAAPIRDRDGAVVGVVLVFRDVSHSRRMAAQLQHQASHDALTGLINRREFERRLARALASVDKLHTQHALLYLDLDQFKIVNDTCGHIAGDDLLRQITSLLQIRLRERDTLARLGGDEFGVLLEHCPPEQAARIADELRQTVKDFYFVWQEKAFTMGVSIGLVSFCDATLSLAEILSSADTACYIAKDKGRNRVHAYHPEDSELALRHVEMEWVGRIHKAFEENRFQLYSQEIISLHSANGTPGDHAELLIRMLDEEGSLAPPMAFIPAAERYNLMPAIDRWVVRTAFAHYARLHAAHEPGDEQMIIRWTINLSGTSLSDEHFPQFVQEQFLLFGVPYQAICFEITETAAISNLGKAVHFIQELRKLGCSFSLDDFGIGLSSFAYLKHLPVDYLKIDGSFIKDMAHDPIDRAMVEAINNIGHVMGIQTIAEFVENKETLAMLKQIGVDHAQGYGIAKPQPFDTITHYQLVSEAS
- a CDS encoding IS5 family transposase (programmed frameshift) — its product is MPRQRVDDELWSIIEPLLPPTKQRRKRYPGRKPLAYRQVLTGILFVLRSGIPWEMLPQEMGCGSGMTCWRRLRAWQKAGVWDRLHAVLLAKLRAADRIDFSRAVADSSSIRAVPRGKKTGPNPTDRRKAGSKHHLLTDAQGIPLNVILTEANRNDLTQLRPLVDGIPPIRGKRGVAKRKPDLIQADRGYDSEPHRQALVERGIAPQIAKRRTEHGSGLGKTRWVVERTLAWLHQFRRLRVRYEKLAYIHEAFLAIGCALICWRFLKTA
- the nuoN gene encoding NADH-quinone oxidoreductase subunit NuoN; its protein translation is MNFVMPNFAPAIPEIFVLSMACLVLIVDLFLREDNRIITYLLTQATLLGAAIFTLASYPDQLTLTFSDTFVRDRMGDVLKMFIYLVTAVVFLYSREYLRTRQLYKGEYFVVGLFAVLGMMVLVSAHSLLTVYLGLELLSLSLYTMVAMRRDSLEASEAAMKYFVLGALASGLLLYGMSMLYGVTGTLDIAQISAAVAHSVQAGQGAGTNVVLVFALVFIIIGVMFKLGAAPFHMWIPDVYHGAPTSVTLFIAGAPKIAAFAMLMRLMVEGLGHLHVQWQDMLIILSVLSMAVGNIIAIAQANLKRMLAYSTIAHVGFLLLGVLSGSQLGYSAAMFYIIAYAIMSIGGFGMIILLGRTGFEADRLDDFKGLNQRSPWFAFMMLILMFSMAGVPPTLGFYAKLSVLQAVVHADLVWLAAFAVLLSVIGAFYYLRIIKLMYFDQPEDATPLDASLDMRVAMTANGLAVLALGIFPGALLALCAGALSR
- a CDS encoding c-type cytochrome, with product MKRRRYLPFLILAYAVLALAPWWWLDSSQSSASITETPFTESTLGAAGNEPIQPIPQRVELNKDKVALGERLFHDYRFSPDGSMACVTCHIFKKGGTDNQSHSPKVDGKPTAVNTLTIFNSSLNFRLHWNGEFARLEDQIDRVLKVSLKTTWQEIIPKLKQDPNYVAEFSRIYRDGMQISTIKDAIVTYERSLITPNSRFDRYLRGDQQAITEQEKRGYYLFKSYGCVACHQGVNVGGNMFQKFGVMNGYFADRGNITEADLGRFNITQQEEDRHRFRVASLRNVALTAPYFHDGSAQTLEDAIKVMARYQLGRPIPHQDIEYIIAFLNTLTGQYKGKSLSDYE